One genomic segment of Streptomyces sp. RKND-216 includes these proteins:
- a CDS encoding HpcH/HpaI aldolase/citrate lyase family protein, with amino-acid sequence MRHFGHLPAHLRSELFHREPVAFDAGTPQRLLSTCLGATLYSPATRPHLAADIVKQAGRGVVSMVLCLEDSIDDADVAAAEDNLVRQFAALPPGRSGDRLPLLFVRVRTPGQITDLIRRLGRGAELLAGFVLPKFTEDRGVPFLEAVTGAEALAGRRLFAMPVLESPELLHLESRAETLAGISRAVTKYRDRVLALRLGVTDFCSAYGLRRTPEMTAYDVQLVAGVIGDVVNVLGRADGTGFTVTGPVWEYFRLQERMFKPQLRSSPFHSGRAEALRAELIEHDMDGLLREIELDRANGLLGKTCIHPSHVAPVHALSVVSHEEYSDATDILRPERGGGGVLRSVYTNKMNEVKPHRAWAERTLLRAEAFGVAREGVGFVELLAAGVR; translated from the coding sequence ATGCGGCACTTCGGGCATCTTCCGGCGCACCTCCGGAGCGAGCTGTTCCACCGGGAACCGGTCGCATTCGACGCCGGCACGCCGCAACGGCTGCTCAGCACGTGCCTGGGCGCGACCCTCTACAGCCCCGCCACCCGCCCGCACCTCGCCGCCGACATCGTCAAGCAGGCCGGGCGCGGGGTCGTCTCCATGGTGCTCTGCCTGGAGGACTCCATCGACGACGCCGACGTGGCGGCGGCCGAGGACAACCTCGTGCGGCAGTTCGCCGCCCTGCCTCCCGGCCGGTCGGGGGACCGGCTGCCGCTGCTGTTCGTCCGCGTGCGGACGCCCGGGCAGATCACCGACCTGATCCGCCGCCTGGGACGCGGCGCCGAACTCCTCGCCGGGTTCGTGCTGCCGAAGTTCACCGAGGACCGCGGTGTGCCCTTCCTGGAAGCCGTAACCGGGGCCGAGGCACTCGCCGGACGGCGACTTTTCGCCATGCCGGTGCTGGAGTCGCCAGAGCTGCTCCACCTGGAGAGCCGGGCCGAGACCCTGGCGGGGATCTCGAGGGCCGTCACCAAGTACCGCGACCGCGTGCTCGCCCTGCGTCTCGGCGTCACTGACTTCTGCTCCGCGTACGGGCTGCGGCGTACCCCCGAGATGACCGCCTACGACGTCCAGCTCGTCGCCGGCGTCATCGGCGACGTGGTCAACGTGCTGGGCCGCGCCGACGGCACCGGCTTCACGGTCACCGGCCCGGTGTGGGAGTACTTCCGCCTGCAGGAACGTATGTTCAAGCCGCAGCTGCGCAGCAGCCCGTTTCACAGCGGCCGTGCGGAAGCGCTGCGCGCCGAGCTCATCGAGCACGACATGGACGGCCTGCTGCGCGAGATCGAGCTGGACCGCGCCAACGGCCTGCTCGGCAAGACCTGCATACACCCCTCGCACGTGGCGCCGGTCCACGCGCTGTCCGTCGTCTCGCACGAGGAGTACAGCGACGCGACCGACATACTGCGCCCGGAGCGCGGGGGCGGAGGCGTGCTGCGCTCCGTGTACACGAACAAGATGAACGAGGTGAAGCCGCACCGCGCGTGGGCCGAACGTACGCTGCTGAGGGCCGAGGCCTTCGGCGTGGCGCGCGAGGGTGTGGGCTTCGTGGAACTGCTGGCGGCTGGAGTCAGGTGA
- a CDS encoding phosphoribosyltransferase, with translation MSEDVTERIPGPDGGVWPGEWVARELGVELTGGVRELVGLALRRNPKRAHLLVSDVLGKHVPQRPQRVYGAGLELGRRVRELLLPGHPAGRADGADSAADADDEAALRGTVVLGYAETATGLGHAVADGLGPVPYLHSTRRRVPGATQAGTFEESHSHATGHLLLPEDPALLAGDGPLVLVDDEFSTGNTVRNTLRALHSRFPRRRYVVVALVDMRSAEDRASLEKFAAELNSTVDVVALATGGVRLPADALERGQALVAQHDPAASATTEPATADTPAAVPATFHRIDLGWPLGVPDGGRHGFLPAHRARLETALPGMAARLADGLTAAGVPAGPEHPPGTPHPPRVLVLGCEELMYVPVRLACALQDHLGDRAEVRFSTTTRSPVLPVDDPGYAIRTRLAFPAHDDPSDGPGERYTYNVAPGADPARRFDAVVVLTDTPGDTPDLHAPGGLLARLAPHTGAVLLAVVPSHTPLPQPLRGPSFSSYDPEDVGWLLQDLSDVTLEAPTEEREEAIQRGGAHYAESLPVEYQPSEEYQRLFHSALDASAARIARAVGTVTETLLAERGHGAVLASLARAGTPVGVLMRRWARYAHGLDLPHYTLSIVRGRGIDTNALRHLAARHEPSGVVFVDGWTGKGAITRELAAALEPFPGFDPEIAVLADPGGCVRTYGTREDFLIPSACLNSTVSGLVSRTVLRADLVGPHDFHGAKFYRELAGADLSRHFLDAVAARFAEVRDAVADDARVLLAADPADRAPTWAGWRAVERISDAYGIGDVNLVKPGVGETTRVLLRRVPWRILARRGAGPDLDHVRLLAEQRGVPVEETDDLPYTCVGLIHPRYTRGATGADGKAVTTAGEATR, from the coding sequence GTGAGCGAGGACGTGACGGAACGGATACCAGGTCCGGACGGCGGAGTCTGGCCGGGGGAGTGGGTCGCACGCGAGCTGGGCGTCGAACTGACCGGCGGCGTGCGGGAGCTGGTCGGCCTCGCGCTGCGGCGCAACCCCAAGCGTGCGCACCTGCTGGTCTCGGACGTGCTCGGCAAGCATGTTCCGCAGCGGCCGCAGCGCGTGTACGGCGCAGGTCTGGAGCTCGGCCGCCGGGTGCGGGAACTCCTCCTGCCGGGCCACCCCGCCGGCCGCGCCGACGGGGCCGACAGCGCTGCCGACGCCGACGACGAAGCCGCGCTGCGCGGCACCGTGGTCCTCGGTTATGCCGAGACCGCCACCGGACTGGGCCACGCAGTCGCCGACGGCCTGGGTCCGGTGCCGTACCTGCACTCCACACGCCGCAGAGTCCCCGGCGCGACCCAGGCGGGAACGTTCGAGGAGAGCCACAGCCACGCCACCGGCCACCTGCTGCTCCCCGAGGACCCGGCGCTGCTGGCCGGAGACGGTCCCCTGGTGCTGGTCGACGACGAGTTCTCCACCGGCAACACCGTCCGGAACACTCTTCGCGCGCTGCACAGCCGGTTTCCACGACGGCGGTACGTCGTCGTCGCCCTGGTCGACATGCGGTCCGCCGAGGATCGGGCCTCCCTGGAGAAGTTCGCCGCCGAACTGAACTCCACCGTCGACGTCGTGGCCCTCGCCACCGGGGGTGTCCGGCTCCCCGCCGACGCCCTGGAGCGCGGCCAGGCGCTCGTCGCCCAGCACGACCCCGCCGCCTCGGCCACCACCGAACCGGCCACCGCCGACACACCCGCCGCCGTCCCCGCCACCTTCCACCGGATCGACCTCGGCTGGCCGCTCGGCGTCCCCGACGGCGGACGCCACGGCTTCCTGCCCGCCCACCGGGCCCGCCTGGAGACCGCACTGCCCGGCATGGCCGCCCGCCTCGCCGACGGGCTCACCGCGGCGGGCGTCCCGGCCGGACCGGAGCACCCCCCGGGCACCCCGCACCCGCCGCGCGTTCTCGTGCTGGGCTGCGAGGAGCTGATGTACGTCCCCGTCCGGCTCGCCTGCGCCCTGCAGGACCACCTCGGCGACCGCGCCGAGGTCCGCTTCTCCACCACCACCCGCTCGCCCGTCCTCCCCGTCGACGACCCCGGGTACGCCATCCGCACCCGCCTCGCCTTCCCCGCACACGACGACCCGTCCGACGGCCCCGGCGAGCGCTACACCTACAACGTCGCCCCCGGAGCCGACCCGGCCCGCCGCTTCGACGCCGTCGTCGTCCTCACCGACACCCCGGGGGACACCCCCGACCTGCACGCCCCCGGCGGCCTCCTCGCCCGCCTGGCTCCGCACACCGGCGCCGTCCTGCTCGCCGTCGTGCCCTCCCACACCCCGCTGCCGCAGCCGCTGCGCGGCCCCTCCTTCTCCTCCTACGACCCCGAGGACGTGGGCTGGCTCCTCCAGGACCTGTCCGATGTGACCCTGGAGGCGCCCACCGAGGAACGGGAAGAGGCCATCCAGCGCGGGGGCGCGCACTACGCGGAGTCGCTGCCCGTCGAATACCAGCCCAGCGAGGAGTACCAGCGCCTCTTCCACAGCGCCCTGGACGCCTCCGCCGCCCGCATCGCCCGCGCCGTCGGCACCGTCACCGAGACCCTGCTCGCCGAACGCGGACACGGCGCCGTCCTCGCCTCCCTGGCCCGCGCCGGCACGCCCGTCGGCGTGCTGATGCGGCGGTGGGCCCGGTACGCGCACGGCCTGGACCTGCCGCACTACACGCTGTCCATCGTCCGGGGCCGCGGCATCGACACCAACGCGCTGCGCCATCTCGCCGCCCGTCACGAGCCGTCCGGCGTCGTCTTCGTCGACGGCTGGACCGGCAAGGGCGCCATCACCCGCGAACTCGCCGCCGCCCTCGAACCGTTCCCCGGCTTCGACCCGGAGATCGCGGTGCTCGCCGACCCTGGCGGCTGCGTACGCACCTACGGCACGCGCGAGGACTTCCTCATCCCCTCCGCCTGCCTCAACTCCACCGTCTCCGGCCTCGTCTCCCGCACCGTGCTGCGCGCCGACCTGGTCGGCCCGCACGACTTCCACGGCGCCAAGTTCTACCGCGAACTGGCCGGCGCCGACCTCTCCCGCCATTTCCTCGACGCCGTCGCCGCCCGCTTCGCCGAGGTGCGCGACGCGGTCGCCGACGACGCCCGCGTCCTGCTCGCCGCCGACCCGGCGGACCGCGCCCCCACCTGGGCCGGCTGGCGGGCCGTGGAGCGCATCAGCGACGCGTACGGCATCGGAGACGTCAACCTGGTCAAACCCGGTGTCGGGGAGACCACCCGGGTGCTGCTCCGCCGCGTTCCCTGGCGCATCCTGGCCCGCCGGGGCGCCGGCCCCGACCTCGACCACGTACGCCTGCTCGCCGAACAGCGCGGCGTGCCGGTCGAGGAGACCGACGACCTGCCGTACACCTGCGTGGGGCTCATCCACCCCCGCTACACGCGAGGCGCCACCGGCGCCGACGGAAAGGCCGTCACGACGGCCGGAGAGGCCACGCGGTGA
- a CDS encoding HAD family hydrolase: MTTRTESPRTASTLFASDLDRTLIYSAAALNLTAPDHEAPRLLCVEVYQQRPLSYVTETAAALLPQVADATVFVPTTTRTREQYHRIHLPGPPARYAVCANGGHLLVDGVSDPDWQTHVRRSLSDCAPLVEIRDHLRRTADPAWLLKERVAEDLFAYLVVDRAELPDTWVKELADWAGPHGWTVSLQGRKIYAVPRPLTKSAAIAEIARRTGATRTLAAGDSLLDADLLEHADAGWRPGHGELADTGWHAPHIAALPERGVAAGERVLREALRAA; the protein is encoded by the coding sequence GTGACCACGCGCACGGAGAGCCCCCGCACCGCGAGCACGCTGTTCGCCAGCGACCTGGACCGCACGCTGATCTACTCGGCCGCGGCGCTGAACCTCACCGCCCCCGACCACGAGGCCCCGCGCCTGCTGTGCGTCGAGGTCTACCAGCAGCGCCCGCTGTCCTACGTCACGGAGACCGCCGCCGCGCTGCTCCCGCAGGTCGCCGACGCCACGGTGTTCGTCCCCACCACGACCCGCACCCGCGAGCAGTACCACCGCATCCACCTGCCCGGCCCGCCCGCACGGTACGCCGTCTGCGCCAACGGCGGGCACCTGCTCGTAGACGGCGTCTCCGACCCCGACTGGCAGACCCACGTGCGCCGCAGCCTCTCCGACTGCGCGCCGCTCGTCGAGATCCGCGACCACCTGCGCCGCACCGCCGACCCGGCGTGGCTGCTCAAGGAACGTGTCGCCGAGGACCTGTTCGCCTACCTCGTCGTCGACCGCGCCGAACTGCCCGACACCTGGGTCAAGGAACTCGCCGACTGGGCAGGCCCGCACGGCTGGACCGTCTCCCTCCAGGGACGCAAGATCTACGCCGTGCCACGACCGCTCACCAAGAGCGCCGCCATCGCCGAGATCGCCCGCCGCACCGGCGCCACGCGGACGCTGGCCGCCGGAGACTCCCTACTCGACGCCGACCTGCTCGAACACGCCGACGCCGGCTGGCGCCCCGGCCACGGCGAACTCGCCGACACCGGATGGCACGCCCCGCACATCGCTGCCCTGCCCGAGCGCGGAGTCGCGGCGGGCGAACGCGTCCTGCGCGAGGCGCTGCGCGCCGCGTGA
- a CDS encoding zinc ribbon domain-containing protein gives MPRYEYRCRECGATYELRRPMAQSNAPAPCPEGHQDTVKLLSTVAVGGTASAPAAAPGAGGGGAGCCGGGCCG, from the coding sequence ATGCCACGTTACGAGTACCGCTGCCGCGAGTGCGGAGCCACGTACGAGCTTCGGCGCCCGATGGCGCAGTCCAACGCGCCAGCACCGTGCCCGGAGGGGCACCAGGACACGGTGAAGCTCCTGTCCACGGTCGCGGTCGGCGGCACGGCGAGCGCCCCTGCTGCCGCGCCCGGGGCGGGCGGCGGTGGCGCTGGCTGCTGCGGAGGCGGCTGCTGCGGCTGA
- a CDS encoding M48 family metallopeptidase — translation MKVRRIAAEAKVGGARDRVGWRRAGAYAIAAVTHLLTAGLLAGGLSLVVLGWETVVQPLIGLLLLGFAALLHPRVSRLDPGLPTLRRADAPALFGLLDDIADTAGAGRLHVVQVSPGFAVRAFAYGIRRRRGLEIGLPLWLTLAPQERVAAVAHEVGHFVSGDDRRGFVVSSALGALSESAEREDGRLSSVEPLFTARSPLSRHADEMAEAARRYDVGSRAADGMLWLPKWVGRSAARLLVRLTLPGARRAEFRADAVAARVASTEAAVSALRARELAGPVSAEVQRRAVALRTFREPGVAGRADERFWAGVAVLAAELRDGAAPSDGRRDGAGQEGSGLPSSDARVARMTLGAALSAAVTLDDATAEAIEAELREPRSSLARTVVQDCVHA, via the coding sequence GTGAAGGTGCGACGAATCGCCGCCGAGGCCAAGGTGGGTGGAGCGAGAGATCGGGTCGGGTGGCGGAGGGCCGGGGCGTACGCCATCGCCGCGGTGACGCATCTGCTCACGGCGGGCCTGCTCGCGGGTGGGCTGTCGCTGGTCGTCCTCGGCTGGGAGACGGTCGTGCAGCCGCTGATCGGCCTGCTGCTGCTCGGGTTCGCCGCCCTGCTGCATCCGCGGGTGAGCCGGCTCGACCCCGGTCTGCCCACGCTGCGACGGGCGGATGCGCCGGCCCTCTTCGGCCTGCTGGACGACATCGCGGACACGGCCGGTGCGGGGCGGCTGCACGTCGTGCAGGTGAGCCCGGGTTTCGCCGTACGGGCCTTCGCCTACGGCATCCGGCGCAGGCGAGGGCTGGAGATCGGCCTGCCCCTTTGGCTCACCCTCGCACCGCAGGAGCGGGTCGCGGCAGTTGCCCACGAGGTGGGGCACTTCGTATCGGGTGACGACCGCCGTGGCTTCGTGGTGAGCAGCGCGCTCGGTGCGCTGTCAGAGAGCGCCGAGCGTGAGGACGGGCGGCTCTCCTCGGTGGAGCCGCTGTTCACCGCGCGGTCCCCGCTGTCCCGCCACGCGGACGAGATGGCCGAGGCGGCGCGACGCTACGACGTGGGCAGCCGCGCGGCTGACGGGATGCTGTGGCTGCCCAAGTGGGTGGGGCGGAGCGCGGCGCGTCTGCTGGTGCGGCTCACGCTGCCGGGTGCGCGACGTGCGGAGTTCCGCGCCGACGCCGTGGCGGCCCGGGTGGCCTCCACCGAGGCGGCCGTCTCCGCCCTTCGCGCCCGGGAGTTGGCCGGGCCCGTGAGCGCCGAGGTACAGCGGAGGGCGGTCGCCCTGCGTACTTTCCGCGAGCCTGGTGTGGCGGGTCGCGCGGACGAACGGTTCTGGGCCGGAGTAGCAGTGCTCGCAGCGGAGTTGCGTGACGGTGCCGCGCCGTCCGACGGCCGGCGCGACGGCGCCGGGCAGGAGGGCTCCGGGCTGCCGTCGTCCGATGCACGCGTCGCGCGGATGACGCTCGGGGCGGCACTGTCGGCTGCGGTCACACTCGACGACGCCACGGCTGAGGCCATCGAGGCCGAGCTGCGTGAGCCGAGGTCGTCGCTGGCCCGCACGGTCGTACAGGACTGCGTTCACGCCTGA
- a CDS encoding DUF1028 domain-containing protein has product MTFSIVARSGAAFGIAVASKFLSVGAVVPAADAGAGALATQATANLRYRPQGLTLLRTGVRPADVVAGLVAADGEHAYRQVGVVGPHGDGATYTGEKCLDWAGGTSGDGYAIQGNLLTGPEVIDAMEAAWLEAADADLDRRLLAALAAGDAAGGDRRGRQSATLHVVAPGAGYGGMNDTACDLRVDDHPHPVTELHRLLDIHTLLFGTPDPDTLLDLTGELAHEVRRLVAARGHTTLETWAGVENLENRLVPGRIDPVVLAHLRAPDTQGS; this is encoded by the coding sequence ATGACGTTCTCGATCGTGGCGCGGTCCGGCGCGGCCTTCGGCATAGCGGTGGCCAGCAAGTTCCTCTCCGTCGGTGCGGTGGTGCCCGCCGCCGACGCGGGGGCGGGCGCGCTTGCCACGCAGGCCACGGCGAACCTCCGGTACCGCCCGCAGGGGCTCACCCTGCTGCGTACCGGAGTCCGGCCCGCCGACGTCGTCGCCGGCCTCGTCGCCGCCGACGGCGAGCACGCATACCGCCAGGTCGGCGTCGTCGGGCCGCACGGCGACGGTGCGACGTACACCGGGGAGAAATGCCTCGACTGGGCCGGCGGCACGTCCGGCGACGGCTACGCGATCCAGGGCAACCTCCTCACCGGCCCCGAAGTGATCGACGCCATGGAGGCCGCCTGGCTCGAGGCCGCCGACGCCGACCTCGACCGGCGGCTGCTCGCCGCCCTCGCGGCGGGCGACGCCGCGGGCGGCGACCGGCGCGGCCGCCAGAGCGCCACCCTCCACGTCGTCGCCCCCGGCGCCGGCTACGGCGGCATGAACGACACCGCCTGCGACCTCCGCGTCGACGACCACCCGCACCCCGTCACCGAGCTGCACCGCCTGCTCGACATCCACACCCTGCTCTTCGGCACTCCGGACCCCGACACCCTCCTCGACCTCACCGGCGAACTCGCCCACGAAGTCCGCCGCCTCGTCGCCGCCCGCGGCCACACCACCCTGGAGACCTGGGCCGGCGTCGAGAACCTCGAGAACCGCCTCGTTCCCGGCAGGATCGACCCCGTCGTCCTCGCCCACCTCCGCGCTCCCGACACACAGGGCTCCTGA
- a CDS encoding nuclear transport factor 2 family protein, giving the protein MEPAKTVEALWQRIQDRDWPGTGALLAENVVVEWPVSAERIVGRENFLRVQSEYPEGWSIRVLRIVADGDQVVSEVEVPHEEMGLFRAASFWSVRDGLVTAGREYWTEPGADPSPQWRHPYVQRL; this is encoded by the coding sequence ATGGAACCCGCGAAGACCGTCGAAGCCCTCTGGCAGCGTATCCAGGACCGTGACTGGCCCGGCACCGGTGCCCTGCTCGCCGAGAACGTCGTGGTGGAGTGGCCTGTCAGCGCCGAACGCATCGTCGGCCGGGAGAACTTCCTCCGCGTCCAGTCCGAGTACCCGGAGGGCTGGTCGATCCGCGTCCTGCGCATCGTCGCCGACGGCGACCAGGTCGTCTCCGAAGTCGAGGTCCCGCACGAGGAGATGGGCCTGTTCCGCGCCGCCTCCTTCTGGAGCGTGCGGGACGGCCTCGTCACCGCGGGCCGCGAGTACTGGACGGAGCCGGGCGCCGATCCCTCCCCGCAGTGGCGCCACCCGTACGTCCAGCGCCTCTGA
- a CDS encoding class I SAM-dependent methyltransferase — protein MPQDMRRPVFSRMYVRSSGPAMERAGGDRHRRRMLAGLHGEVLEVGAGNGLNLPHYPPGVARLVALEPEPILRAHAEAAARTAPVPVEVVDGVAERIPAPDASFDGAVACLTLCSVSDQGRALGEIHRVLRPGGELRFWEHVRADSPRMRRVQRALDATVWPLLCGGCHTGRDTLAAITAAGFTLGTVDRFAFPDVSVPWPSAQCVLGTAVVSAA, from the coding sequence ATGCCGCAGGACATGCGCCGGCCCGTGTTCTCGCGGATGTACGTCCGGTCGTCCGGCCCCGCCATGGAGCGGGCCGGCGGGGACAGGCACCGCCGCCGGATGCTGGCGGGTCTGCACGGCGAGGTCCTGGAGGTCGGTGCCGGCAACGGCCTGAACCTCCCGCACTACCCTCCCGGCGTCGCCCGCCTCGTCGCTCTCGAACCCGAGCCCATCCTGCGCGCCCACGCCGAGGCGGCGGCCCGGACCGCTCCCGTACCGGTGGAGGTGGTGGACGGCGTCGCCGAACGGATCCCCGCACCGGACGCCTCCTTCGACGGGGCCGTCGCCTGCCTGACCCTGTGTTCGGTCAGCGACCAGGGTCGTGCCCTCGGCGAGATCCACCGCGTACTGCGTCCGGGCGGTGAACTGCGCTTCTGGGAGCACGTACGTGCCGACTCGCCGCGCATGCGGCGCGTCCAGCGCGCTCTGGACGCCACCGTGTGGCCGCTGCTCTGCGGGGGCTGCCACACCGGCCGCGACACCCTCGCCGCGATCACCGCGGCCGGCTTCACCCTCGGCACGGTCGACCGCTTCGCCTTCCCCGACGTCTCCGTGCCCTGGCCGTCCGCGCAGTGCGTCCTGGGGACCGCCGTTGTCAGTGCGGCCTGA
- a CDS encoding inorganic phosphate transporter has translation MELALVLVIIAVGLTFDFTNGFHDAANAIATSISTRALTPRIALGLAAVTNFAGAFLGTEVAKTVGSGIIGAPTGVDGLLIVLGALVGAIAWNILTWWLGLPTSSSHALIGGLVGSALAAAGTVHWMGVVDDVVLPMILSPLVGMILAYLLHAGLLWVFRRANPRKATRRFRMAQTVSAAAMGLGHGLQDAQKTMGVIVLALVTAGWQESFEVPLWVIAAVALAMALGTYSGGRRIITTLGRRIVHLDPPRGFAAESVASSVLYTTAFLFHAPISTTQTITSAIMGAGATRGLAAVRWGMARTILVAWVLTLPGAALVGAASFSILHLATGI, from the coding sequence ATGGAGCTCGCCCTGGTCCTGGTGATCATCGCGGTGGGTCTGACCTTCGACTTCACCAACGGCTTCCACGACGCGGCGAACGCCATCGCCACCTCGATCTCCACCCGCGCCCTCACCCCGCGCATCGCGCTCGGGCTGGCGGCGGTGACCAACTTCGCCGGTGCCTTCCTGGGTACCGAGGTGGCCAAGACGGTGGGAAGCGGAATCATCGGCGCGCCGACCGGCGTGGACGGCCTGCTGATCGTTCTCGGGGCGCTCGTCGGCGCCATCGCCTGGAACATCCTCACCTGGTGGCTCGGTCTGCCCACCTCCTCCTCGCATGCCCTGATCGGGGGCCTGGTCGGCTCCGCGCTGGCCGCCGCGGGCACCGTGCACTGGATGGGCGTGGTCGACGACGTCGTGCTGCCGATGATCCTCTCGCCGCTGGTCGGCATGATCCTGGCCTACCTGCTGCACGCGGGCCTCCTCTGGGTCTTCCGCCGTGCCAACCCGCGGAAGGCGACCCGCCGATTCCGCATGGCGCAGACCGTCTCCGCCGCCGCCATGGGGCTGGGCCACGGCCTCCAGGACGCGCAGAAGACGATGGGCGTGATCGTCCTCGCGCTGGTCACCGCCGGGTGGCAGGAGTCCTTCGAAGTCCCGCTCTGGGTGATCGCCGCGGTCGCCCTCGCCATGGCGCTCGGCACCTACAGCGGCGGGCGCCGCATCATCACGACACTCGGACGGCGCATCGTCCACCTGGACCCGCCGCGCGGCTTCGCCGCGGAGTCCGTCGCCTCGTCGGTGCTGTACACCACGGCGTTCTTGTTCCACGCGCCGATCTCCACCACGCAGACGATCACCTCCGCGATCATGGGCGCGGGCGCCACACGCGGCCTCGCCGCCGTACGCTGGGGAATGGCCCGGACCATCCTGGTCGCCTGGGTGCTCACCCTCCCCGGCGCGGCGCTCGTCGGCGCGGCATCGTTTTCGATCCTGCATCTGGCGACCGGGATCTGA
- a CDS encoding universal stress protein, whose product MSHTVTAGLDGSRESRAALDWAAAEAVRRSATLEIVQVHETGVYPFSQLQDDQVEIDHAERVVQEASAAVGSRHPGLRLTSQVVAGRPANVLDEIASRSDLLVLGTRGLGGLRGFFVGSAALPAVAHARCPVVLVRAPKGEDAVDRKGDVVVGLKPDKAPREILDFAFDAAARRSARLRVRYGLEAPPTHRFRHRREAPAAPAADARMIEEQTERLRSHLRPWQERHPTVEADCRTLVGPPAAELVEEAADAALLVVGRRPHTHRVGTYIGPVTHAVMHHAVVPVAVIPHD is encoded by the coding sequence ATGTCCCACACCGTGACGGCGGGACTGGACGGCTCGCGTGAGAGCCGGGCGGCACTCGACTGGGCGGCCGCGGAGGCGGTCCGCCGGAGCGCGACGCTGGAGATCGTGCAGGTCCACGAGACCGGGGTGTACCCGTTCTCGCAGCTCCAGGACGACCAGGTGGAGATCGACCACGCCGAGCGCGTCGTGCAGGAGGCCTCTGCCGCCGTCGGCAGCCGGCACCCGGGGCTGCGGCTCACCTCGCAGGTCGTCGCGGGCCGCCCCGCGAACGTCCTCGACGAGATCGCGTCACGCTCCGACCTGTTGGTCCTCGGCACCCGCGGCCTGGGCGGACTGCGCGGTTTCTTCGTGGGCTCGGCGGCGCTTCCCGCTGTGGCCCACGCCCGCTGTCCGGTGGTTCTCGTCCGCGCACCGAAGGGCGAGGACGCGGTGGACCGGAAGGGCGACGTGGTGGTCGGTCTCAAGCCCGACAAGGCGCCGCGGGAGATTTTGGACTTCGCCTTCGACGCGGCCGCTCGCCGTTCCGCGCGGCTGCGCGTCCGGTACGGCCTGGAGGCGCCCCCGACCCACCGGTTCCGGCACCGGCGGGAGGCGCCCGCGGCGCCCGCGGCGGACGCCCGCATGATCGAGGAGCAGACCGAACGGCTCCGCTCCCACCTGCGCCCCTGGCAGGAGCGTCACCCGACGGTGGAGGCCGACTGTCGCACGCTCGTCGGACCTCCCGCGGCCGAGCTGGTCGAGGAGGCCGCCGATGCGGCGTTGCTGGTGGTTGGCCGCCGACCGCACACGCACCGGGTCGGCACCTACATCGGTCCGGTTACACACGCGGTCATGCACCACGCCGTGGTGCCGGTGGCGGTCATCCCGCACGACTGA
- a CDS encoding STAS domain-containing protein — protein sequence MSEKSRRLNLTLLVATDGCALLRAAGELDVHTEQRFLADAGELVDSGHLYLVLDLTALTFCDSRGLNCLLALDWLCRRLDGRLILASVGNRLLQLLDQTKVRERFLVVPTVGAALDRVPDEHRPVWPPVDVAPEADGSPAQGVRPPSARRDPDAVPGRRAR from the coding sequence ATGTCCGAGAAGAGCAGGCGGCTCAATCTGACGCTGCTCGTCGCGACCGACGGGTGCGCGCTGCTGCGCGCGGCCGGGGAACTCGACGTGCACACGGAGCAGCGGTTCCTCGCGGACGCGGGGGAACTGGTCGACAGCGGGCACCTCTACCTGGTGCTGGACCTGACGGCCCTGACGTTCTGCGACTCGCGCGGTCTCAACTGCCTGCTCGCGCTCGACTGGCTCTGCCGCCGCCTCGACGGCCGGCTCATCCTGGCGTCGGTCGGCAACCGGCTGCTCCAGCTCCTGGACCAGACGAAGGTGCGCGAACGCTTCCTGGTCGTGCCGACGGTGGGTGCCGCCCTCGACAGGGTGCCCGACGAGCACCGCCCGGTGTGGCCGCCGGTGGACGTCGCTCCCGAGGCGGACGGTTCGCCCGCGCAAGGCGTCCGGCCGCCGTCCGCCCGGCGCGACCCCGACGCCGTCCCGGGCCGCCGCGCCCGCTGA